The proteins below are encoded in one region of Populus alba chromosome 2, ASM523922v2, whole genome shotgun sequence:
- the LOC118056210 gene encoding uncharacterized protein isoform X2: MSDQENGLQEDPQWLELKLPRLLYTDTVQGLHATIQSEWDSLRRSACQTAAGRALWKHVIHDPFADLLAGETYLKSFHEKIKNDRLKNARETSGVILAVRTLWFDSKIEAALSSFNGEGQVVLLGAGMDARAYRLSCLKESDVFEVDFPEVLEVKTTLLKAATETIDEHLHPRITAKSLNRVAADIRNNDWLEKLQISGFVPEKNTVWVLEVLLADFMNKPSTTLSNSIFHFYSDWPDHLLPSLGFSHVKLSQLGDPDAHFGLMNDPLNLFNKLRSLPRSVQTHPDDGTPCCRLYLVEASGLPSQSNQ, translated from the exons ATGTCAGACCAGGAAAACGGTTTGCAGGAGGACCCGCAATGGCTAGAGCTCAAGCTCCCACGTTTGCTGTATACCGATACAGTTCAGGGACTCCACGCAACAATCCAAAGTGAGTGGGACTCTCTCCGACGGTCGGCATGCCAAACAGCAGCTGGAAGAGCCCTGTGGAAACATGTGATCCATGACCCTTTTGCAGACTTGCTAGCAGGAGAGACATATCTCAAAAGCTTTCATGAGAAGATAAAGAATGACCGCCTCAAAAATGCTCGGGAAACTTCAGGGGTGATCCTTGCAGTTCGGACACTCTGGTTTGATTCGAAAATTGAAGCTGCTCTGAGCTCCTTCAATGGCGAGGGACAGGTTGTTCTCCTTGGCGCAG GAATGGATGCAAGGGCATACCGTCTAAGCTGCTTGAAGGAAAGTGACGTCTTTGAGGTTGATTTTCCTGAAGTTTTGGAGGTGAAAACCACTCTTCTAAAGGCCGCGACGGAAACAATAGATGAACACCTGCATCCAAGAATAACAGCAAAATCCCTAAACAGAGTAGCAGCTGACATTAGAAACAATGACTGGCTTGAAAAGCTTCAGATATCAGGGTTTGTGCCAGAGAAGAACACGGTCTGGGTACTAGAAG TGCTCTTGGCGGATTTCATGAACAAACCATCGACCACACTGTCAAATTCCATCTTCCACTTCTACAGTGATTGGCCCGATCATCTGCTTCCATCTCTAGGATTCTCTCACGTAAAGCTTTCACAGCTTGGTGATCCTGATGCTCATTTTGGACTCATGAACGACCCTTTGAATCTGTTCAACAAGCTTCGCAGCTTGCCCAGGTCAGTGCAAACCCACCCGGATGATGGAACACCATGCTGTCGCTTATATTTGGTAGAGGCTTCTGGTTTGCCCAGTCAAAGTAACCAATAG
- the LOC118056210 gene encoding uncharacterized protein isoform X1, protein MSDQENGLQEDPQWLELKLPRLLYTDTVQGLHATIQSEWDSLRRSACQTAAGRALWKHVIHDPFADLLAGETYLKSFHEKIKNDRLKNARETSGVILAVRTLWFDSKIEAALSSFNGEGQVVLLGAGMDARAYRLSCLKESDVFEVDFPEVLEVKTTLLKAATETIDEHLHPRITAKSLNRVAADIRNNDWLEKLQISGFVPEKNTVWVLEGILYYLSHSHATQVLSIIADKCALARTVLLADFMNKPSTTLSNSIFHFYSDWPDHLLPSLGFSHVKLSQLGDPDAHFGLMNDPLNLFNKLRSLPRSVQTHPDDGTPCCRLYLVEASGLPSQSNQ, encoded by the exons ATGTCAGACCAGGAAAACGGTTTGCAGGAGGACCCGCAATGGCTAGAGCTCAAGCTCCCACGTTTGCTGTATACCGATACAGTTCAGGGACTCCACGCAACAATCCAAAGTGAGTGGGACTCTCTCCGACGGTCGGCATGCCAAACAGCAGCTGGAAGAGCCCTGTGGAAACATGTGATCCATGACCCTTTTGCAGACTTGCTAGCAGGAGAGACATATCTCAAAAGCTTTCATGAGAAGATAAAGAATGACCGCCTCAAAAATGCTCGGGAAACTTCAGGGGTGATCCTTGCAGTTCGGACACTCTGGTTTGATTCGAAAATTGAAGCTGCTCTGAGCTCCTTCAATGGCGAGGGACAGGTTGTTCTCCTTGGCGCAG GAATGGATGCAAGGGCATACCGTCTAAGCTGCTTGAAGGAAAGTGACGTCTTTGAGGTTGATTTTCCTGAAGTTTTGGAGGTGAAAACCACTCTTCTAAAGGCCGCGACGGAAACAATAGATGAACACCTGCATCCAAGAATAACAGCAAAATCCCTAAACAGAGTAGCAGCTGACATTAGAAACAATGACTGGCTTGAAAAGCTTCAGATATCAGGGTTTGTGCCAGAGAAGAACACGGTCTGGGTACTAGAAGGTATCCTCTACTACCTCTCCCATTCCCACGCCACGCAAGTACTAAGTATCATAGCTGATAAATGTGCACTTGCCCGCACAGTGCTCTTGGCGGATTTCATGAACAAACCATCGACCACACTGTCAAATTCCATCTTCCACTTCTACAGTGATTGGCCCGATCATCTGCTTCCATCTCTAGGATTCTCTCACGTAAAGCTTTCACAGCTTGGTGATCCTGATGCTCATTTTGGACTCATGAACGACCCTTTGAATCTGTTCAACAAGCTTCGCAGCTTGCCCAGGTCAGTGCAAACCCACCCGGATGATGGAACACCATGCTGTCGCTTATATTTGGTAGAGGCTTCTGGTTTGCCCAGTCAAAGTAACCAATAG
- the LOC118056212 gene encoding probable LRR receptor-like serine/threonine-protein kinase At2g16250 has translation MKELLLVTILVLFHCTLGQQGFLKSRNELSALLDLRSSLGIRSTDWPIKSGPCKHWTGIQCRDGRVIGINISGLKRTRVGLLNPSFSVDSLVNCTFLESFNASGFSLPGSIPKWFGYRLGSLKVLDLQSSSVTGPIPASLGNLTRLKTLYLGSNDLAGSLPAALGQLMQLSGLDLSRNSLTGQLPSEFGLLRNLSKLDLSCNYFSGSIPSTFGSISSLKILNLSNNSLMGSVPVELGNLSNLVELNLGMNGLSGLLPVELMRLRNLEVLVLRDNRLEGRLPDGLFSSLGKLRVLELRENKFDGALPDALWSSQNLQVLDVSANNFTADLTNSSLKGHASGAVFNLSNNKLYGTPACLSENCTSIDLSGNYFQGKVTISSPRDGSLDMNCLQTVPYQRSLEDCSLFYAERGLTFDYFGNPEPISAPKKRKRWIYILVGLLGGVGFITILVLVIVVVLRKFSNFGTGVNTITNERGSADVGRVPDGDSPPLPKDPTSASSLRDSFTYEQLLGLTSEFSERNLIRHGHSGDLYQGFLEGGIPIVVKRINLHSLKQDSCMMELEFFSKHSHARLVPLLGHCLENENHKLLVYKYMPNRDLAESLYRVTNFEDDGLQSLDWITRLKIATGAAEGLSYLHHECNPPLVHRDVQASSILLDDKFEVRLGSLSRVRVQEGDLHQSVLTRFLRKSQSSVSDPGTSGSSPATCAHDVYCFGMVLLELVTGKLGISKSDDATTREWLEHTLAQISVYDREPVAKIVDPSMIVDEDLLEEVWAMAIVARSCLNSKPSKRPPMKYVLKALENPLKVVRDDIYSSGRLRTTSSRRSWSAAFFGSWRHSPDNASALGHANTKQPGRAGSRGSSGIEHSSSNKRLSSEIFPEPLEMQEMERLDEH, from the exons atgAAAGAGCTTCTTTTAGTTACAATCCTGGTCTTGTTTCACTGCACGTTGGGTCAGCAAGGTTTCTTGAAGTCAAGAAATGAACTGTCAGCTTTGCTTGATCTCCGGTCATCGTTGGGGATTAGGAGCACAGACTGGCCAATAAAATCCGGCCCCTGCAAGCACTGGACAGGAATCCAATGCAGAGACGGGCGGGTCATTGGGATCAATATATCCGGGCTTAAGCGGACCCGGGTCGGCCTTTTGAACCCCAGTTTCAGTGTTGATTCTTTGGTTAATTGTACTTTCTTGGAGTCTTTTAATGCTTCAGGGTTTTCACTTCCTGGTTCGATACCGAAGTGGTTTGGTTACCGGCTTGGTTCTTTGAAGGTCTTGGATCTCCAGTCTAGTTCAGTCACCGGTCCGATTCCTGCTTCCCTTGGTAATTTAACTAGACTCAAAACTTTATATCTAGGCAGTAATGATCTTGCTGGTAGTCTACCTGCTGCATTGGGGCAGTTAATGCAGCTATCAGGTCTTGATCTTTCAAGGAATTCACTTACTGGGCAGCTACCTAGTGAATTTGGGTTGCTTAGGAATCTATCAAAACTTGACCTTTCTTgcaattatttttctgggtCCATACCATCTACTTTTGGTAGTATTTCTAGTCTGAAAATCTTGAATTTGTCTAATAATAGTCTTATGGGTTCGGTGCCTGTTGAATTGGGTAATCTTTCTAACTTGGTTGAGCTTAATCTTGGCATGAATGGGTTATCCGGGTTGTTGCCTGTAGAACTTATGCGGTTGAGGAATTTGGAAGTGTTGGTGTTGAGGGATAATCGATTGGAGGGTAGATTACCGGATGGTCTGTTTTCGAGTCTCGGAAAATTGAGAGTTTTGGAGTTGAGAGAGAATAAATTTGATGGTGCTCTTCCTGATGCATTGTGGTCGTCGCAGAATTTGCAGGTTCTTGATGTTTCTGCTAATAATTTTACAGCTGATTTGACGAATTCTAGTCTCAAGGGTCATGCCAGTGGTGCTGTGTTTAATCTTTCCAACAATAAGTTATATGGAACTCCGGCTTGTTTATCTGAGAACTGTACTTCCATTGATTTGTCGGGTAATTATTTCCAAGGAAAGGTTACTATTAGCAGTCCAAGAGATGGTAGCCTTGACATGAACTGCCTACAGACAGTGCCTTATCAGAGGAGCTTGGAAGACTGTAGTTTGTTTTATGCTGAGAGAGGCTTAACTTTCGATTATTTTGGAAATCCAGAGCCAATTTCTGCCCCAAAGAAACGCAAACGATGGATATACATTTTGGTGGGATTGCTTGGTGGAGTTGGTTTCATTACGATTTTGGTACTGGTGATTGTGGTGGTCCTTAGGAAGTTTAGTAATTTTGGTACTGGAGTTAATACCATTACAAATGAAAGAGGAAGTGCAGATGTGGGGCGTGTTCCAGATGGAGATAGCCCACCACTTCCCAAGGATCCTACTAGCGCATCTAGTCTGAGAGACTCATTCACATATGAACAGTTACTCGGTCTGACTAGTGAATTTAGTGAAAGAAATCTCATCAGACATGGTCACTCTGGAGATCTCTACCAGGGTTTTTTGGAAGGAGGAATTCCTATCGTTGTCAAAAGGATCAATTTGCATAGCTTGAAACAGGATTCCTGCATGATGGAATTAGAATTTTTCAGCAAGCATTCACATGCACGTTTAGTCCCTCTTTTGGGACATTGTTTGGAGAACGAAAATCACAAGCTTTTGGTGTACAAATACATGCCAAATAGGGACTTGGCTGAGTCTTTGTACAGGGTAACCAATTTTGAAGACGATGGTTTGCAGTCCCTGGATTGGATTACAAGATTGAAAATTGCTACAGGAGCTGCTGAAGGTCTCTCTTACCTGCACCACGAGTGCAACCCTCCCCTTGTCCATAG AGATGTTCAAGCGAGCAGTATCCTTCTTGATGATAAGTTTGAGGTTCGACTCGGAAGTTTGAGTAGGGTTCGTGTCCAGGAAGGGGATTTGCATCAAAGTGTTCTCACAAGGTTCTTGCGGAAGTCCCA ATCCTCTGTCTCTGATCCAGGGACTTCTG GCTCATCTCCGGCAACTTGTGCTCATGATGTGTATTGTTTTGGCATGGTCTTGCTTGAGCTCGTTACAGGCAAGCTTGGCATAAGCAAATCAGATGATGCCACCACAAGGGAGTGGTTAGAACACACGCTGGCGCAGATCAGTGTATATGACAGGGAGCCGGTGGCAAAGATTGTTGACCCATCTATGATCGTTGATGAAGATTTATTGGAAGAGGTATGGGCAATGGCCATCGTGGCTAGGTCATGCCTTAATTCCAAACCTTCTAAACGCCCTCCAATGAAATATGTCCTCAAAGCATTGGAAAACCCCCTGAAAGTGGTAAGAGATGACATTTATAGCTCGGGAAGGCTGAGAACAACTTCATCTAGGAGATCTTGGAGTGCTGCTTTTTTTGGTAGCTGGAGACATAGCCCAGATAATGCCTCAGCTCTGGGCCATGCTAATACAAAGCAGCCAGGGAGAGCAGGATCTCGAGGCAGCAGTGGGATTGAGCATTCATCTTCTAATAAAAGGTTATCCAGCGAAATCTTTCCTGAACCACTTGAAATGCAAGAGATGGAGAGGCTAGATGAGCATTAG